In Dyadobacter subterraneus, a single genomic region encodes these proteins:
- a CDS encoding amidohydrolase, with the protein MRRLLLLTSLTVAGFSSFAQSPLSTKIDQKAKALEPKVIEWRRDFHQNPELGNREFKTAEKIAAHLKSLGIEVQTGVGHTGVVGLLKGGKPGPVVALRADMDGLPVTERVDVPFKSTVTADYNGQKVGVMHACGHDTHISILMGVAEVLASMKGDLKGTVKFIFQPAEEGAPEGEEGGAKLMIKEGVLENPKVDAIFGLHINSQTEVGKIGYKPGATMAAVDFFSIDVKGKQTHGAYPWSGVDPIVTSSQIVMGLQTIVSRNLDLTKAPAVVTIGAINGGIRQNIIPEQVKMIGTIRTFDEDMHVKVHKRITEIATNIAESAGAKADVNIGILYPVTYNDIPLTEEMVGTLKDVAGKDNVKLVPAASGAEDFSFFQQKVPGFFFFLGGMPVGKDPLTASAHHTPDFFIDDSGMLLGVRSLSRLTVDYMEKKAKK; encoded by the coding sequence ATGCGCAGGCTTTTACTATTAACCAGCTTAACGGTTGCTGGATTTTCTTCTTTTGCCCAATCTCCGCTTAGTACAAAAATTGATCAGAAAGCAAAAGCGCTTGAACCAAAAGTTATCGAATGGCGTCGTGATTTTCACCAGAATCCTGAATTGGGAAACCGTGAATTCAAAACGGCTGAGAAAATCGCAGCGCATTTGAAAAGTCTGGGAATCGAAGTGCAGACGGGTGTTGGACATACGGGTGTTGTAGGTCTGCTGAAAGGTGGAAAACCTGGTCCGGTTGTTGCCTTACGGGCGGATATGGACGGATTGCCGGTCACAGAAAGAGTAGATGTACCTTTTAAATCCACTGTCACAGCAGATTACAATGGTCAAAAAGTTGGCGTTATGCACGCTTGTGGCCATGATACGCACATTTCCATTTTGATGGGAGTTGCCGAGGTTTTGGCTTCCATGAAAGGTGATTTGAAAGGAACAGTTAAGTTTATTTTCCAGCCAGCCGAAGAAGGTGCACCAGAAGGTGAAGAAGGCGGTGCAAAATTGATGATTAAAGAAGGCGTGCTTGAAAATCCAAAGGTGGACGCGATTTTTGGTCTTCACATTAACTCACAGACAGAAGTTGGTAAAATTGGTTACAAGCCAGGTGCCACAATGGCTGCTGTCGATTTTTTCAGTATTGATGTAAAAGGAAAACAAACGCACGGTGCCTATCCATGGTCGGGTGTGGATCCGATTGTAACTTCTTCACAAATTGTAATGGGTTTACAGACTATCGTAAGTCGCAACCTCGATCTCACCAAAGCGCCGGCGGTTGTAACAATTGGAGCAATCAATGGTGGAATTCGCCAGAATATTATCCCGGAACAAGTAAAAATGATCGGTACGATCAGGACTTTTGACGAAGATATGCACGTGAAAGTTCACAAACGTATTACAGAAATTGCTACAAATATTGCCGAAAGTGCGGGAGCAAAAGCGGATGTTAATATCGGAATTCTTTATCCTGTTACATATAATGATATTCCATTGACAGAAGAAATGGTTGGTACTTTAAAGGATGTAGCAGGCAAGGATAATGTAAAACTGGTTCCGGCTGCTTCGGGAGCAGAAGATTTCTCCTTCTTTCAACAAAAAGTACCTGGATTTTTCTTCTTTTTAGGCGGAATGCCGGTTGGAAAAGATCCGTTGACCGCATCAGCGCATCACACGCCTGATTTCTTTATTGATGATAGTGGCATGTTATTGGGTGTTAGATCTTTGAGTCGCTTGACAGTAGATTACATGGAGAAAAAAGCGAAGAAATAA
- a CDS encoding SDR family oxidoreductase yields MDTFQNKVVWITGASAGIGEALAMAFAKEGAKLVLTARRKEELERVKIATGLPDLSVLILPFDVTEFDKAEGAAAEIIAKFQKIDIMVHNAGISQRSYIKDTDLDVYKKLMDVNFYSTVAITKAVLPYMIKQQSGHFIVISSVAGKIGTIMRSGYNASKHALQGFYDSLRAESYNDNIKVTTICPGYIRTNISVNAINEKGGKFGKMDANQEKGIAPEECARQILNAVKKDKKEIYIGGLKEVAAIYVKRFLPNLLFDQVRKNIPE; encoded by the coding sequence ATGGATACATTTCAAAATAAAGTTGTCTGGATTACCGGTGCATCTGCCGGAATCGGAGAAGCCCTGGCGATGGCATTTGCAAAAGAAGGTGCAAAACTGGTTTTAACGGCAAGAAGAAAAGAAGAACTTGAACGCGTAAAAATAGCAACCGGTTTACCAGATTTGTCCGTTTTGATTCTTCCTTTTGATGTTACAGAATTTGACAAAGCAGAAGGAGCCGCGGCTGAAATTATTGCCAAATTTCAAAAAATTGATATTATGGTTCATAATGCCGGAATCAGCCAGCGTTCCTATATAAAAGATACCGATCTGGATGTTTACAAAAAATTGATGGATGTCAATTTTTACAGCACGGTAGCGATCACAAAAGCAGTTTTGCCATATATGATCAAACAGCAAAGCGGCCATTTTATCGTGATCAGCAGCGTGGCCGGAAAAATCGGAACAATTATGAGATCTGGATATAATGCTTCAAAACATGCTTTGCAGGGTTTTTACGATTCTTTGCGTGCCGAATCTTATAATGACAATATTAAAGTGACAACGATTTGCCCTGGTTATATCCGTACAAATATTTCCGTCAATGCGATCAATGAAAAGGGCGGAAAATTCGGCAAAATGGATGCCAATCAGGAAAAAGGAATTGCCCCGGAAGAATGTGCGAGACAGATTTTGAATGCTGTAAAAAAGGATAAGAAAGAAATTTATATTGGTGGTTTGAAGGAGGTTGCGGCGATTTATGTAAAAAGATTCCTTCCGAATTTACTGTTTGACCAAGTGCGCAAAAATATTCCTGAGTGA
- a CDS encoding S66 peptidase family protein, producing MPTIQIPPFLQPGDKIGIVAPASAVRYEDLLPGINLFRDEWKLKVVEGKTLKSSYNQYSATDENRLADLQSMLDDPSIKAIIAARGGYGCSRIIDRLDFTDFIKSPKWIVGFSDLTAILSQLYQLGYASVHAPMAKSITLEGAEKAAESLRSILFGELPGYSVEPNPLNRNGSAVAEIVGGNLCLLAHLIGSNTQIDTEGKILFIEDLNEYLYNLDRMMIQMKRAGKLSHLAGLIVGQFTDMKDNSNPPYGKTAYEIIHEHVAEYDYPLTFNFPVGHVADNRAIGVGMNAYLDVNKEGVELHFLSSAPTII from the coding sequence ATGCCCACCATACAAATTCCCCCTTTTTTACAACCAGGCGATAAAATAGGTATTGTTGCGCCCGCCAGCGCGGTTCGCTACGAAGATTTACTTCCGGGAATCAACTTGTTTCGGGACGAATGGAAATTAAAAGTTGTTGAAGGAAAAACCTTAAAATCTTCCTATAATCAATATTCTGCAACTGATGAAAACAGGCTTGCAGATTTACAATCCATGCTTGATGATCCCTCCATCAAAGCGATTATCGCGGCTCGTGGTGGTTATGGCTGTTCCAGAATCATTGACAGACTTGATTTTACAGATTTTATAAAATCTCCAAAATGGATCGTTGGATTTAGCGATCTGACTGCAATCCTTTCACAATTATATCAATTAGGTTATGCCAGCGTTCACGCGCCCATGGCAAAATCCATCACTCTGGAAGGTGCAGAAAAAGCTGCCGAATCTTTGAGATCCATACTATTCGGTGAACTTCCCGGTTATTCTGTTGAGCCAAATCCATTGAACAGAAATGGCAGTGCAGTTGCAGAAATTGTGGGTGGAAATCTTTGTTTGCTGGCACATCTGATCGGTTCAAATACGCAAATTGATACAGAAGGAAAAATACTGTTTATTGAAGATCTAAACGAATATTTATACAATCTGGACCGGATGATGATCCAGATGAAACGTGCCGGAAAACTTAGTCATCTGGCAGGATTGATCGTTGGACAATTTACAGATATGAAGGATAATTCGAATCCGCCTTATGGAAAAACGGCTTATGAGATTATTCATGAACATGTTGCAGAGTACGATTATCCATTAACGTTCAATTTCCCGGTCGGGCATGTGGCTGACAACCGTGCCATTGGTGTTGGTATGAATGCTTATCTTGATGTTAACAAAGAAGGTGTGGAACTCCACTTTTTATCCTCCGCTCCTACCATTATATAA
- a CDS encoding DUF721 domain-containing protein, protein MAMHYRFDKEKSSRKPGITPLKEAIDMMIDRYKLRSRFDQSYVVAHWDKIMGSAIASRTKSIYIKDRILFLQIESAPLRSELIRAKSKIIELINREMKSNLVEDVIFI, encoded by the coding sequence ATGGCAATGCATTATCGTTTCGACAAAGAAAAATCTTCCCGCAAACCTGGGATTACTCCGCTTAAAGAGGCGATTGATATGATGATTGACCGTTATAAGCTTAGAAGCCGGTTTGATCAGTCGTATGTGGTTGCGCATTGGGATAAAATCATGGGATCAGCCATTGCTTCCCGGACCAAAAGTATTTATATCAAAGACCGTATCCTATTTCTTCAAATCGAATCTGCTCCGTTGAGAAGCGAACTTATTCGTGCAAAATCTAAAATTATCGAACTGATCAATCGTGAAATGAAATCCAACCTCGTGGAAGATGTCATTTTTATCTAA
- a CDS encoding SusD/RagB family nutrient-binding outer membrane lipoprotein: MKKILFTFLALTAVATSCKDKFDEYGVNPNDPETVTAASLLTGAEVSTFAAYGGQLGRVTSMLVQQTAGTSEGSQTQAFANYTITEADVVNEWANLYNGSLNNSLTLINDYGAENPYYAGMAKIITALNLGVATDLWGDVPYTEAIKALSGNFNPKYDKQEDVIKSIQTLLDEAITALSSAPTANKFIPGSDDLIFGGDTKNWINAAYIIKARYANRLSQSDPSGSATKALEYLAKVDPTLPDMNAVFFNTGNTYNQWYDYYNNRTNYLKMGKFFVDYLVTTADPRLPFFATKDEDGNYSGTPADDQDQTTTSDPGPGIASADSPIGLATYAEAKFIEAEAQLRLGKTADAATAFNEAVEASVERVTGNAISAAFKTSTASETAATLTLEKLIMQKYVALFTQIEPYNDFRRTGFPKLTANPNSSKQQIPVRLPTSQDERVNNPNATVVDDIYTPVWWDK, encoded by the coding sequence ATGAAAAAGATATTATTCACATTTCTCGCCCTGACCGCTGTCGCAACGTCGTGCAAGGATAAATTTGACGAATATGGGGTTAACCCCAACGATCCGGAAACTGTTACCGCGGCTTCGCTGCTTACAGGTGCAGAAGTTTCAACATTTGCAGCCTATGGCGGGCAGCTCGGACGCGTTACGAGTATGCTGGTGCAGCAGACCGCCGGAACTTCGGAAGGATCTCAAACACAAGCCTTTGCAAATTACACAATCACAGAAGCTGACGTTGTCAATGAATGGGCCAATTTGTATAACGGTTCATTAAATAACAGTCTGACGCTGATTAATGATTATGGTGCGGAGAATCCTTATTACGCCGGGATGGCAAAAATTATTACTGCACTGAATCTTGGCGTAGCTACTGATCTCTGGGGTGATGTTCCGTATACCGAAGCCATTAAAGCACTCTCCGGAAATTTCAATCCAAAATATGACAAACAGGAAGACGTAATCAAAAGTATCCAGACATTACTTGATGAAGCAATTACCGCGCTTAGTTCAGCGCCGACGGCCAATAAATTCATTCCCGGATCAGATGATTTAATTTTTGGAGGTGATACCAAAAACTGGATTAATGCGGCTTATATTATCAAAGCGCGTTATGCCAACCGTTTAAGTCAAAGCGATCCTTCCGGAAGTGCTACCAAAGCTTTGGAATATCTTGCCAAAGTAGACCCTACCCTTCCTGATATGAATGCGGTCTTTTTCAATACGGGTAATACATACAATCAATGGTATGACTATTACAACAACCGTACGAATTATCTGAAAATGGGCAAGTTTTTTGTAGATTATCTGGTAACGACAGCAGATCCGCGCCTTCCGTTTTTTGCCACAAAAGATGAGGATGGAAACTACTCCGGAACGCCTGCGGATGACCAGGATCAAACTACAACCTCAGATCCGGGACCGGGAATTGCCTCGGCAGATTCTCCAATCGGACTGGCAACTTATGCAGAAGCCAAGTTTATTGAAGCCGAAGCTCAGTTGAGATTGGGCAAAACGGCAGATGCAGCAACCGCATTCAATGAAGCAGTGGAAGCATCTGTGGAACGTGTAACGGGAAATGCAATTTCCGCAGCTTTTAAAACCAGCACCGCCTCAGAAACTGCCGCAACTTTGACATTGGAAAAACTGATTATGCAAAAATACGTTGCGCTCTTTACACAGATCGAGCCATACAATGATTTCAGAAGAACTGGTTTCCCAAAACTTACAGCAAATCCAAATTCATCGAAACAGCAAATTCCTGTACGCCTGCCGACATCCCAAGATGAGCGCGTGAACAATCCGAATGCCACTGTTGTAGATGATATTTACACGCCGGTTTGGTGGGACAAATAG
- a CDS encoding SusC/RagA family TonB-linked outer membrane protein, giving the protein MRKFLLSLLGITLLLSNQLYAQQVNVTGKVTADDGSTLPGVNIAVKSSTNGTTTDVQGNYSLQVNQGATLIFSFIGFASKEIVVGNQSVINVTLAAGPNQLSEVVVTALGSVREKRSLGYAVSDLNGDQLAKSGEANIVQSLAGKTAGVIVTGSSGLPGASSKIVLRGPATFTGEQQPLIVVDGVPINNETVTSSAGDYPFNANLSGVNNSNRALDINPDDIESVTILKGPAASALYGARAGNGAILYTTKRGKKQKGIGVTVNYRLELSEVNKLPDLQREYAQGTSGNYITADPGPDLRHGTDDDISAGTASSWGPKISSDPSLKSYDNPGNFFKTAVSHNTNVTLSGGNDKSSFRLSLGNLTQNGIIPNTDYKRNSVRLTADSYLTDNFKVGGTVNYINSGGIKSQNGSNVAGTMLSLLRTPASFDLRQYKYDNGYNRTYFSAYDNPLYSAYENPFRDEINRVLGNIYLNYHLNKYFDVTYKLGVDSYSDRRQQIYAISSNGDDNSVGYGQVNFDNVNSRDIYGDLIFRGEVKPSDKFGINYTVGHNVTSANFYDNFQRGRNLTVQNFYNLGNASELYASNDTQRKFTTAVFGQLDFDYASQIYVSLTGRNEWSSTFGKSKNNFFYPSANVSWVFSELFSSDIVSFGKLRYAYSEAGISPSAYRNQTYFGKPSFTDGFTNGLSFPYNGVNGYSYYNQIVGNTNLKPERVIGNEIGLNLKFLKQRFDLDLTVYNQKTEDILLNRPTAPASGFTAEYTNSGQLRNRGVEVMISANAIKTPNFSWDISLNWSKNVSKVLKLAEGVQELSLESAFTGIGGYAIVGEPLGVLYGSKWQRNDKGDLIIGSNGIPLQETAQGNIGNPYPKWLSNLRNSFTYKGITLTALIDVRHGGSIWNGTYARLNRIGVTKESADRERTYVIPGVTASGEPNTKEITALSYFSSYVGDGGAAAEQFVENVNWFRLREVGLSYRFKFKKYANYVDVSFTSRNLYLNTNYKGVDPETSLTGAGSNLQGFDYFNNPGSKSYIFGVNIGF; this is encoded by the coding sequence ATGAGGAAGTTTTTATTATCACTATTGGGTATTACACTGCTGCTCAGCAATCAGCTTTATGCCCAGCAAGTCAATGTAACCGGAAAGGTTACAGCAGACGACGGCTCCACTCTGCCGGGAGTCAATATTGCTGTAAAATCATCAACAAATGGTACGACAACCGATGTTCAGGGTAATTATAGCTTGCAAGTAAATCAGGGCGCTACGCTTATATTCAGCTTTATCGGATTTGCGTCTAAAGAGATTGTTGTTGGAAACCAGTCAGTTATTAACGTAACACTTGCTGCCGGCCCCAACCAGTTGAGCGAAGTTGTTGTAACCGCCCTGGGTTCAGTTCGTGAAAAACGATCGCTGGGATATGCCGTTTCAGATTTAAATGGTGACCAGCTTGCAAAATCGGGTGAAGCCAATATCGTCCAAAGTCTTGCAGGTAAAACTGCGGGGGTTATCGTAACCGGTTCATCTGGTTTGCCAGGTGCTTCCAGTAAAATTGTTTTGCGTGGTCCGGCCACTTTTACAGGTGAACAACAGCCACTTATCGTTGTCGACGGAGTTCCCATCAACAATGAGACCGTTACATCTTCGGCTGGTGATTATCCTTTTAATGCTAATTTGAGCGGTGTAAATAACTCAAACCGTGCACTTGACATTAATCCGGATGACATTGAATCGGTAACTATTTTAAAAGGCCCGGCTGCCTCTGCATTGTATGGAGCCCGTGCTGGAAATGGTGCAATCCTTTATACTACCAAAAGAGGAAAAAAACAGAAAGGAATCGGGGTTACTGTTAATTACCGTCTTGAACTTTCGGAAGTCAACAAACTGCCTGACTTGCAGAGAGAATATGCACAGGGAACATCTGGAAATTATATAACAGCTGATCCGGGTCCGGATTTAAGACATGGTACAGATGATGATATTTCTGCCGGAACAGCCAGCAGCTGGGGACCAAAAATTTCCTCTGATCCTTCGTTAAAATCTTACGACAATCCGGGGAATTTCTTCAAAACTGCGGTTTCCCATAACACCAACGTAACACTTTCCGGAGGAAATGATAAATCATCTTTTCGTTTGTCCTTGGGAAATCTTACTCAGAACGGTATTATTCCAAACACGGATTATAAGAGAAATTCGGTTCGTTTGACGGCTGATAGTTATCTGACCGATAATTTCAAAGTGGGTGGAACTGTGAATTATATCAATTCCGGAGGTATCAAATCTCAGAACGGTAGTAACGTGGCAGGAACTATGCTTAGTCTTTTGCGGACACCGGCTTCTTTTGATCTAAGACAATATAAATATGATAACGGTTACAACCGAACGTATTTCTCAGCTTATGACAATCCTTTGTATTCAGCATATGAAAACCCGTTCAGAGATGAAATCAACCGTGTTTTGGGAAACATTTATCTGAATTATCACCTCAACAAATATTTTGATGTGACTTATAAACTTGGGGTTGATTCCTATTCTGATCGTCGCCAGCAGATTTATGCGATTAGTTCTAATGGTGATGACAACTCGGTAGGTTATGGTCAGGTTAATTTTGATAACGTTAACAGCCGCGACATTTACGGGGATTTGATTTTCCGCGGAGAAGTAAAACCGTCTGATAAATTCGGAATTAATTATACCGTTGGACATAACGTTACCTCAGCCAATTTCTATGATAACTTCCAGAGAGGACGAAACCTGACGGTGCAGAATTTTTATAATCTTGGAAATGCCTCTGAACTTTATGCTTCTAATGATACGCAGCGGAAGTTTACCACAGCCGTTTTCGGACAGCTGGATTTTGATTATGCGAGCCAGATCTATGTTTCCCTGACCGGAAGAAATGAGTGGTCTTCAACTTTTGGTAAAAGCAAAAATAATTTCTTTTACCCATCGGCAAACGTTTCCTGGGTTTTTAGTGAATTGTTTAGTTCGGATATCGTAAGTTTTGGAAAACTGCGCTATGCATATTCTGAGGCCGGTATTTCCCCATCAGCGTACAGAAATCAAACCTATTTTGGAAAACCATCTTTTACAGACGGATTTACAAATGGTTTGAGTTTCCCTTACAACGGAGTAAACGGTTATTCATATTATAACCAAATCGTTGGGAATACCAACCTTAAACCGGAGCGGGTTATTGGTAACGAAATCGGATTGAACCTGAAATTTTTGAAACAACGTTTCGATCTTGATCTTACCGTTTATAACCAGAAAACCGAGGATATTTTACTAAACAGACCAACCGCTCCTGCCTCAGGTTTTACAGCAGAATACACAAACTCGGGCCAGCTTCGTAACCGCGGTGTTGAAGTAATGATTTCTGCAAACGCAATAAAAACACCGAATTTCAGCTGGGATATTAGTTTAAACTGGTCGAAAAACGTAAGCAAGGTTTTGAAACTGGCAGAAGGCGTACAGGAATTAAGTCTTGAAAGTGCCTTTACCGGAATTGGCGGTTATGCGATTGTGGGAGAACCGCTTGGTGTTCTTTACGGATCAAAATGGCAGCGTAATGATAAAGGCGATCTTATTATTGGTTCAAATGGAATTCCATTACAGGAAACTGCACAGGGAAATATTGGAAATCCTTATCCAAAATGGCTCAGCAACTTACGCAACAGTTTCACATATAAAGGAATAACATTAACCGCACTTATTGATGTAAGACATGGCGGATCAATCTGGAACGGAACCTATGCGCGTCTGAACCGTATTGGTGTGACCAAAGAATCTGCTGATCGTGAAAGAACTTATGTGATTCCGGGTGTTACTGCCAGCGGAGAACCTAACACAAAAGAAATCACAGCTCTAAGTTATTTCAGCAGTTATGTTGGCGACGGTGGTGCCGCGGCGGAACAATTCGTAGAAAATGTTAACTGGTTCCGCTTGCGTGAAGTTGGTTTGAGCTACCGCTTCAAGTTTAAGAAATATGCCAATTATGTGGATGTTTCTTTCACAAGCCGCAATCTGTACCTGAATACCAATTATAAAGGTGTGGATCCGGAAACGAGCCTTACCGGTGCAGGATCAAACCTTCAGGGCTTTGACTACTTCAACAACCCGGGCAGCAAGTCATACATTTTCGGCGTTAACATCGGATTCTAA